The following coding sequences lie in one Candidatus Nanopelagicales bacterium genomic window:
- a CDS encoding peptidoglycan-binding protein, with protein sequence MSYCPSCGSASQPNATFCTGCGRRVDQPSSDTSPLAVTPSEQPTPRPPAGPVFTAAPPDPGGPRSPLLWVGLLVLAVLVVGGLFMLVSSNDDKAPVADSGQVGAPTASASAATSAPAPTPTVTKTKIKTKTVTPAPPPVQPYSGNARVIACDSTMPNGEYLGRGDIGESVAALQWALASLNYVGASGAPLGQDGQFGAQTERAVLSFQRNHGLPQDGIVDQPTWNTMNVSLRSFQGINRCY encoded by the coding sequence ATGTCCTACTGCCCCAGCTGCGGTAGTGCTAGTCAACCAAATGCGACCTTCTGCACGGGGTGCGGTCGGCGGGTGGATCAACCGTCGTCCGATACGTCCCCGTTGGCAGTCACGCCTTCGGAGCAGCCCACCCCGCGGCCTCCTGCCGGACCGGTATTCACCGCCGCCCCACCTGACCCCGGGGGTCCACGAAGTCCCTTGCTGTGGGTGGGTCTGCTGGTTCTCGCCGTCTTGGTTGTGGGTGGCTTGTTCATGCTCGTGTCTTCCAACGACGACAAGGCGCCGGTTGCGGATTCCGGCCAGGTGGGCGCCCCAACCGCAAGTGCATCTGCCGCCACGTCGGCACCAGCACCGACGCCAACGGTGACCAAGACAAAGATCAAGACGAAGACCGTCACACCGGCGCCGCCACCGGTGCAGCCCTATTCGGGGAATGCGCGAGTGATCGCCTGCGACAGCACAATGCCCAACGGCGAGTACCTTGGGCGAGGTGACATCGGCGAATCAGTCGCGGCGCTGCAATGGGCGCTGGCTTCGCTGAACTACGTCGGTGCGTCTGGCGCACCGCTCGGGCAGGACGGGCAATTCGGGGCGCAGACCGAACGAGCTGTGCTGAGTTTCCAGCGGAACCACGGACTTCCGCAGGACGGCATCGTCGATCAACCAACCTGGAACACGATGAATGTGAGCCTGCGGTCCTTCCAGGGCATCAACCGCTGCTACTGA
- a CDS encoding YihY/virulence factor BrkB family protein → MRAWLDRQKDRLPPRLVQFTDRWWDLHQRERIEMMAADAAFWFVFSLPWMVLAVVASLGFVSRVTGWRVIDQVQNDLVDMANAVLSQQAANEFVIPRLNELFSQGRAHLGIIGIVLAFYSGSRAFKSLLASIRSVSGQTDRGGLRSRVVGLGFYVSSVALISLGLATITAGTDQIAGGVGAPQGVFRIIDPLIFLVLILLLVQTLLYIGMRPALSWKRDWWPATGAVLIAGACLIGIGIYLRTQLDAGSVLGLAEVPIAVMLFCYVASWVVLNAATVQTLRQNEPRLRPANA, encoded by the coding sequence ATGCGCGCGTGGCTGGATCGGCAGAAGGACCGCCTGCCGCCGCGCCTCGTCCAGTTCACCGACCGGTGGTGGGACCTGCACCAGCGCGAGCGCATTGAGATGATGGCCGCTGACGCCGCGTTCTGGTTCGTCTTCTCGCTGCCGTGGATGGTTTTGGCCGTGGTTGCGAGTCTGGGCTTCGTCTCGCGGGTGACCGGTTGGAGAGTGATTGACCAAGTCCAAAACGACCTGGTCGACATGGCGAACGCCGTCCTCTCCCAGCAAGCTGCCAACGAGTTCGTCATACCGAGGCTCAACGAGCTCTTCTCCCAGGGTCGCGCCCATCTCGGGATCATCGGCATCGTGCTCGCGTTCTACTCGGGTTCACGCGCGTTCAAGAGTCTGCTGGCGTCGATCCGCTCCGTCAGCGGTCAAACGGATCGCGGCGGTCTACGCAGTCGGGTGGTCGGGTTGGGTTTCTATGTGTCGAGCGTTGCCTTGATCTCCCTCGGCCTGGCCACGATCACGGCCGGTACCGACCAAATTGCTGGCGGAGTTGGCGCTCCGCAAGGCGTGTTCCGCATCATTGACCCGCTGATCTTCCTGGTGCTGATCCTCCTGCTCGTGCAGACGCTGCTCTACATCGGCATGCGGCCGGCGCTGTCATGGAAGCGCGACTGGTGGCCAGCGACCGGAGCAGTCCTGATTGCGGGCGCGTGCCTGATCGGCATTGGCATCTACCTGCGAACGCAGTTGGATGCGGGCTCCGTCCTCGGGTTGGCAGAGGTTCCGATCGCGGTCATGCTGTTCTGCTACGTCGCGAGTTGGGTGGTTCTGAACGCCGCCACAGTCCAGACCCTGCGTCAAAACGAGCCACGATTGCGGCCCGCAAACGCCTAG
- a CDS encoding flippase-like domain-containing protein gives MTEDPTPAPHDDPSVPLPGTDDAETATKPQLKLDKRKTIIGGIVTLIVLGLVFWGLAKKFGSFSEAWASIKEMSLISVAALILVAIVNIIVYTFPYMPAIPGLKYRPAFMVRQTSWAIGALIPAGGAVAVAVQYLMLSYYKVKPAAATSGIAVTSVWSFFMTFLLPVLGVLALIPSGNLESSWIWLGIGGVVALVVMVIIFWLILRSEASARHVGALGQKLANPVLKRMHKDTDVTDAIMKFRDGIVDVVKDHWIGLTVTNLAVSFMQFMILFVAVRAVSGGRSAGVTGLEIFGAFAISRLGSLIPLTPGGLGTVFGLLAVMLGAFGLPDQDVVAATVVWQVVSLFPQAIVGLCTFIGWRVGETRAARVAVA, from the coding sequence GTGACCGAAGACCCGACTCCAGCTCCGCACGACGACCCGTCGGTTCCCCTGCCGGGCACCGATGACGCGGAAACCGCCACCAAGCCGCAACTCAAGCTCGACAAGCGCAAGACGATCATCGGTGGAATCGTCACGCTGATCGTGCTGGGGTTGGTCTTCTGGGGCCTGGCCAAGAAATTCGGATCGTTTAGCGAGGCGTGGGCGTCGATCAAGGAGATGTCACTGATCTCCGTCGCGGCATTGATCCTGGTCGCGATCGTCAACATCATCGTCTACACCTTCCCCTACATGCCCGCGATCCCGGGCTTGAAGTACCGACCGGCCTTCATGGTTCGACAAACGTCGTGGGCCATCGGCGCGCTCATTCCGGCCGGCGGCGCAGTAGCGGTGGCAGTGCAGTACCTGATGCTCTCCTACTACAAGGTCAAGCCCGCAGCAGCGACGAGCGGCATCGCGGTGACCAGCGTGTGGAGCTTCTTCATGACGTTCCTGCTGCCAGTTCTGGGCGTACTCGCGCTGATCCCGTCGGGCAACCTCGAGTCAAGTTGGATCTGGCTGGGCATCGGCGGAGTCGTTGCACTGGTCGTCATGGTCATCATCTTCTGGTTGATCCTGCGCAGCGAAGCGAGCGCACGCCACGTCGGTGCGCTCGGCCAGAAGCTGGCCAACCCGGTGCTTAAGCGGATGCACAAAGACACCGACGTCACCGACGCGATCATGAAGTTCCGCGACGGCATCGTCGACGTTGTCAAGGATCACTGGATCGGGCTGACGGTCACGAACCTGGCTGTGTCCTTCATGCAGTTCATGATCCTGTTCGTCGCTGTCCGCGCGGTATCCGGCGGCAGAAGCGCAGGTGTCACTGGCTTGGAGATTTTCGGGGCCTTTGCCATTTCGCGCCTGGGCTCGCTGATTCCGCTGACGCCTGGCGGGCTGGGCACTGTTTTCGGCCTGCTGGCGGTCATGCTGGGAGCGTTCGGTCTGCCTGATCAAGACGTCGTCGCTGCCACAGTCGTCTGGCAGGTTGTCAGCCTGTTCCCGCAGGCAATCGTCGGCCTGTGCACGTTCATCGGGTGGCGGGTGGGGGAGACCAGGGCCGCTCGGGTTGCGGTCGCCTAA
- the rpmG gene encoding 50S ribosomal protein L33 has translation MAKASDVRPKITLACGECKERNYITKKNRRNDPDRVELNKFCPRCGKHTAHKETR, from the coding sequence GTGGCTAAGGCGTCGGACGTTCGTCCCAAGATCACTCTTGCTTGCGGCGAGTGCAAGGAACGCAACTACATCACCAAGAAGAACCGCCGCAACGATCCAGACCGCGTGGAGCTCAATAAGTTCTGCCCGCGTTGCGGAAAGCACACCGCGCACAAAGAGACTCGCTAG